The genomic segment AATAAAATTTGACGTTATCTATTGTTGTTAAAGGGTAATCGTCGTACCAACGTTTACCTTTGTCATTTTTATATTTTTCTTTCCAAAGAGGATAGTCCTCAACTTTTATAACTATTCGATCTGTTTTTGAATTGATAATCCTTGATATATCTGATAATATTTCAGAATATGTTTCTTTCTTATCATTAACCAGATATTCCATTACGGCAAGAGCCATTCTTCCTTTTCCTAGGAGTTCGCTACTTCCGTTAACTCGATATTTAGTGTAATCGTATGAATTTGAATTGCTATTGTTGTTATTGTTAAGGTTCCAATCAGATTCTTTTTCGTATGAATCTTCTGAATCCTCTTCCTCTCCTTCATCAGAAAAGAAATCCTCTACTCCCAAATTCTCCAAGAACTGCTCAACGATAGCTATATCAACGTTAGTTTTGCCGTTCTTATCCTCATAGAATCGGTCGAAAGACAAAATCTTGCCTTCTTCATCCTGAAAGTCCTTATCATCGAAACCATAGTCCTTGAACACATCATTCCAGAGATAGAAGATAACCTTACTAACGAACAAGTCGGCATCAATTTCGCCATCCTTTGCCTTGCAGAAGAAATAGCCGAGCTGCTTGTCTTCTGAATTGGTAAGTGAACCAATCAGCTCATTAACCTTGCTGATAAATGACCACCAATTGTATTGCTTATCACCCGTGTTGATGTACCAGTTGAGAGGAACGTTGGTTTCTTTGTCACGACCTTCACGAATAGGCACATACTTCCAATCCCAGCGGCGCTTAAAGGCAGAGTCGATAGGGAAGAGGCTCTGGTCGCTGGTGTTCATTGTAGCCCAAATATAGAGGTTTGAAGGCAGAACAAGGCGCTCTCCCTTCATGATGAGGTTTACCATATTGGCTTCGCCATAGAGCTGGTTGATTTCGTCTTTATTCGTAATCTCCCATCCCGCAAATTCCTTTTCGAGATACTTCTGCATATCCTTATCTGCAACGATAGGATAATCAGAAAAACCATATTCGTTGCGGTCGAGCAATTGGAACAGATCACCAAAGATTTGGGCGCAATTACCTCGGTTTATTTCTTCGATAATAAGAAATTGCTTCTTGCTGGAGCCTAGTTTCTTCCACGCTTTCACATAGGCTTCGAGAAAAGCCTGAGGAATGAACTTGTAGGCAATTCTTTCTTCCTTTACGACTTCATTCGTTTCTTCATCGATTACCCTTTTGCCATTACAATCTCGGAGTACAACTTCTTCTGTGATAGGTTTGTAGGTGCCTACAAAAGAGGCGTAATCAGAGTCTGGATGGAATGTAGTACGAATCACGCTCTCTCCGAAAGTCAAGTCCTTGATGGTCTTTGATTTGCCTGTGCCAGGAGCACCAAAGTAAATCTGCTGTAGAGTAAGATTTGAAGGGAACTTTACTTTTTTTGCTTCGTTTGAGAAAATTTCCTTAGCGCATAGAAAACGCATGTATGTCTTTAATGCGTTAGAATACTGGTAACTACCAGTCTTCTCATACTGCTTGAATTCTTCATTGTTGTTAAGTGAATCAATGATATCTTGTAGCTCTTTGGTATGTACACAAGAGTAGATATCAAAGGAATCAACTCCTTTGATTTGGGCAATAGTTTCATTAATGCGCTTAAAATCACTATAGTTGTTGACACTTTTGGGTGATGTAGTGCAATTCAGTATAAAACTTTTATATTGTTCTTCTGTTGTCATATTTCTACAGTTTATTTTGCTGCAAAAATAAGAAATATTTCTCTTTTCTGCAAGTTTTTTGGGGGATTTCTTTTGTGTTTTCGTGAGAAAAGAATGTTTTACTGATGAAAATAGTGGATGGATTGACTAAATCCATTTAAAGATAGATAAGATGTCGGATCGTTGGTATCCCCTATCTATCGCTCCGCTATTACTTCAATCCCCTCTCTCTTAATTTCCTTGAGCAGGAAGGGGTTGAGGTGCTTGTGCTTCCGGATAATATCAACAGGGCAGCCCAGAAGGGCTTCAAGGTATGCTTTCAGACGGACTATCAGGAAAAACTTAGGGGGCATTTCTACATAGATATCTACATCGCTGCCATCGCGGTGCTGGTTTCTTGCTACAGAACCAAAGAGGCGCAGGGAGGTGATGCCGAAGGTGTTTTGCAGTTCTTCGGCATGAGATGTGATGAGGGCTATGTATTCTTCTCTTGTTTTCATTCTTAATATCCTTTTTTAAAAGGCTTTTGCCCTTACAGGGCGCAAGGCTGATTGCGCTTATACCCAGGGTGTTACCCTGGGCTAGGAGCTTCTGGGCCTTCAGCCCGTGCCTGAACCACATGCGGAAGTTCAGTTCCTAACATAATTATATAATTTAAAATGTTTGTAATGCAAACGAGCGCAATTAAAGCTTGCTTTCAAATTGCCGAGTGCAGCTTTTCTTATGCAAATATATGAAATATTTCTCTTTTCTGCAAGTTTTTGGGCTTTTTCTTTTGTGTTTTCAAAGGAAAAATGTAAATTTGCAGAAAAAAATAAGATAGCGTATGGGAAAGTTTATAAATCCATTTTCTGATTGGGGTTTTAAACTGATCTTTGGACAGGAAATCACTAAAGATTTACTGATTAGTTTCCTCAATGATCTCCTGAAGGGTGAGCATACGATAACGGATATCACCTTTAAGGACAAGGAGCAATTGCCCGAGGCAAAGAATATGCGTGGTATCATATATGATATATATTGTACTACAGATCAGGGACAGCATATTATTGTGGAGATGCAAAACCGTTATCAGGAACATTTTGTAGATCGCTCTCTTTATTATGCTTCGCGTGCTATAGTAAAGCAAGGCGTGAAGGGGGAATGGGACTATCACCTCGCGCCGGTCTATACTGTATGTTTTATGAACTTCAATATAGAGAGTAGAAGCCCTGAGAAGTTTAGAACAGATGTTTGTCTTGTGGATACAGAAACAGGACGGGTTTTCTCTGATAATCTCAGAATGATATATCTTATGCTTCCCCTCTTTACTAAGGAGGAGGATGAATGTGAAACTGATTTTGAACGTTGGATATTTGTTTTAAAGAATATGAGTACATTGGAAAGAATGCCGTTTATGGCAAGAAATGCCGTCTTCCAGAAACTGGCTGAGATAGCGGATATCACTGCACTCAGTAAGGAAGACCGTGAAAAATATGATGAAAGTATCAAGGTGATGCGTGATAACATTGCTGCATATAAAGGAGCTATCATAGAAGGTAGAATAGAAGGTAAAAAAGAGGGTAAAATAGAAATGGCTAAGATTATGCTGATGGAAAACGAGCCTATTGATAAAATTGCAAGATATACAGGGCTTGCCAAGGAGGATATTTTAAAACTCAACTAATATTTGAACGAGGTTGCTGGTAAGAGTGACCTCGTTTTTATTTCTAAGTTACGTTAAAAGATGTATTTGTAAATAAAGAGTATGCCGGACCGTTTGACCATAGAACAGCGCCACAACAATATGGCGGCAATAAGAGGCAGGGATACTAAACCGGAGATTCTTGTCAGGAAATTTCTGTGGAGTAGGGGATTCAGGTATCGGCTCAATCATCCGCGGTTGCCGGGCAAGCCGGACATCGTGCTGAGGAAATATCGCACCTGTATTCTGGTGAACGGGTGCTTCTGGCATGGACATGAGGGATGCAAGTATTATGTGGTGCCGAAATCGAACACCGGGTTCTGGATGGAGAAGATCAGAAGAAACCGGGAGAGGGACCATGAGGTGCTGCACCGGCTGGCTGAAATGGGATGGCATACCATCGTGATATGGGAATGTGAACTGAAGCCGGCGGTAAGGGAAAAGACGCTGGAGTCGCTCGCCTTTACGCTGAACCATATCTATCTGGAAGATCATCATATCAGAAGATATGAATTGCCGGAAGAAGTGCCGGAAATGGTGGCGGAGCCGGAGGCGGAAAGACGAGAGGAATAGGCAGGGATTTCACGGAAATTTAAAGTGGACTCTTAACTCAAGTTTCGCATGTGGTTTAAGTACGGGCTGAAGGTCCACAAGAGGGTGTGTCATAAATCAACAGTTCGCCAACGACTCAAAAGAGTTCGCTAACTCAGAAAAACAGTTCGCCAACGACACCAAAGAGTTCGCCTACTCGGAAAAACAGTTCGCCAACGACACCAAAGAGTTCGCCAACGAAAAGAAAGAAACAGCCCAAGAAGTCAAGCTAAGAAAAGAGTTCGCGAAGGCTAAAAGAGCCATCTACAAACTTATCACTTCTAATCCAAAGGTGACAACTGCGCAAATAGCAGTTGTCTATCCCACGGACAATCTCCCCTGAGCCGCAAAAGTACGACTTTTGGGTGAAAGTTATATTGCACATTATTGTTTTTCTTTGATAAGTTTGATGATGCTATTTAAAAAGTCATGAGCTGGTTGCTGCATATTCTCGACATCTGAATTACTTACATCATATTCGCAGTTATAATCAGCTTTCATTCTTAATTGTTCCATCCTGGAGAAAAATGCACCAAGTTCTTTGTCAATTTTACCTGTCTTAACGAAATTCATACCAAATACGCCTAAAGTACCAGCATGAGTATGTGCCGAAAGCCCATAATGTATTAATAGTGCCTGAGCAGCATGGAAACAAGAATAGTAAAACCTATTAGCTGCCAAATCCCATAATCCCATAGAAAGCATTTGCTCTGCTTCTGCTATAAATCTTTTTGCTTTTTCCAGACGAAGTTCTACTAAAGAACTTCTTTCATCGTTTGTTAGCCCCATAAACTTACTCCTTCCTTTTCAACATTTTTATAAAATGGTGTAATCTTATATTTCTGCCACTCCTTAGCGGAATACATTACTGGGTTTATTTCTTTTCCTAAATCCCAACCTAGTTCGGTAAGAGGATAGGTAACTTTGTCATAATCAGAAGGAAGAAGCTGTTCCTTGTCTAAGATAACAAGAATGTCCCAGTCGCTATCATCTCTAGCGGTACCTCTAGCTTGTGAGCCAAAAAGTATCGCTTTCCCGTATGGTGGCATATTCTTTGCCAGGCATTCACGGATGGCTGTCAATGTAAGTTCTTGTTCCTTCTTCATATTGCAAAGATAAGATAAAAACCTGAAACTTCCAAATTAAAGCCTTCTTTTTTATGAATTATTACACGATTTATGAGAAATTACTGATAAGCTTATATTTCCTTTGCCATCTTTTTTTCTGCAAAAATAAGCAATATTTCTCTTTTCTGCAAGTTTTTAAGGGATTTCTTTTGTGTTTTCAAAGGAAAAATGTAAATTTGCAGAAAAATGTAGAACGTTTTAATGTGAAGGTTATGGCAGCAACGGTATTGAATAGTACACAAGTACACCTCTTGCAAATGTTTCAAGTAGATGATACTCAGAAAGGTTTGGAAGAATTGAAGGAATTGTTGTATTCTTATTATTCAAAGAAAATGGATGAATCTCTGAATGAACTTTGGGATTCGGGCGTGCTTGACCAGAAA from the Segatella copri genome contains:
- a CDS encoding nucleotidyltransferase family protein; its protein translation is MKTREEYIALITSHAEELQNTFGITSLRLFGSVARNQHRDGSDVDIYVEMPPKFFLIVRLKAYLEALLGCPVDIIRKHKHLNPFLLKEIKREGIEVIAER
- a CDS encoding AAA family ATPase translates to MTTEEQYKSFILNCTTSPKSVNNYSDFKRINETIAQIKGVDSFDIYSCVHTKELQDIIDSLNNNEEFKQYEKTGSYQYSNALKTYMRFLCAKEIFSNEAKKVKFPSNLTLQQIYFGAPGTGKSKTIKDLTFGESVIRTTFHPDSDYASFVGTYKPITEEVVLRDCNGKRVIDEETNEVVKEERIAYKFIPQAFLEAYVKAWKKLGSSKKQFLIIEEINRGNCAQIFGDLFQLLDRNEYGFSDYPIVADKDMQKYLEKEFAGWEITNKDEINQLYGEANMVNLIMKGERLVLPSNLYIWATMNTSDQSLFPIDSAFKRRWDWKYVPIREGRDKETNVPLNWYINTGDKQYNWWSFISKVNELIGSLTNSEDKQLGYFFCKAKDGEIDADLFVSKVIFYLWNDVFKDYGFDDKDFQDEEGKILSFDRFYEDKNGKTNVDIAIVEQFLENLGVEDFFSDEGEEEDSEDSYEKESDWNLNNNNNSNSNSYDYTKYRVNGSSELLGKGRMALAVMEYLVNDKKETYSEILSDISRIINSKTDRIVIKVEDYPLWKEKYKNDKGKRWYDDYPLTTIDNVKFYFTTQWGKGNIQAILHLARTKGCTVESVK
- a CDS encoding nucleotidyltransferase domain-containing protein yields the protein MKKEQELTLTAIRECLAKNMPPYGKAILFGSQARGTARDDSDWDILVILDKEQLLPSDYDKVTYPLTELGWDLGKEINPVMYSAKEWQKYKITPFYKNVEKEGVSLWG
- a CDS encoding Rpn family recombination-promoting nuclease/putative transposase; the protein is MGKFINPFSDWGFKLIFGQEITKDLLISFLNDLLKGEHTITDITFKDKEQLPEAKNMRGIIYDIYCTTDQGQHIIVEMQNRYQEHFVDRSLYYASRAIVKQGVKGEWDYHLAPVYTVCFMNFNIESRSPEKFRTDVCLVDTETGRVFSDNLRMIYLMLPLFTKEEDECETDFERWIFVLKNMSTLERMPFMARNAVFQKLAEIADITALSKEDREKYDESIKVMRDNIAAYKGAIIEGRIEGKKEGKIEMAKIMLMENEPIDKIARYTGLAKEDILKLN
- a CDS encoding HEPN domain-containing protein: MGLTNDERSSLVELRLEKAKRFIAEAEQMLSMGLWDLAANRFYYSCFHAAQALLIHYGLSAHTHAGTLGVFGMNFVKTGKIDKELGAFFSRMEQLRMKADYNCEYDVSNSDVENMQQPAHDFLNSIIKLIKEKQ
- a CDS encoding very short patch repair endonuclease, producing the protein MPDRLTIEQRHNNMAAIRGRDTKPEILVRKFLWSRGFRYRLNHPRLPGKPDIVLRKYRTCILVNGCFWHGHEGCKYYVVPKSNTGFWMEKIRRNRERDHEVLHRLAEMGWHTIVIWECELKPAVREKTLESLAFTLNHIYLEDHHIRRYELPEEVPEMVAEPEAERREE